In Peromyscus leucopus breed LL Stock chromosome 11, UCI_PerLeu_2.1, whole genome shotgun sequence, a genomic segment contains:
- the LOC114694698 gene encoding 60S ribosomal protein L39-like, whose translation MSSRKTFRIKRFLTKKQKQNRPIPQWIQMKTSNKIRYNSKRRHWKRTKLGL comes from the coding sequence ATGTCTTCTCGCAAGACTTTCAGAATCAAGCGATTCCTgaccaagaaacaaaagcaaaatcgtCCTATTCCTCAGTGGATTCAGATGAAAACTAGTAACAAAATAAGGTACAACTCCAAGAGAAGACACTGGAAGAGAACAAAGCTGGGTCTGTAA